From the Scophthalmus maximus strain ysfricsl-2021 chromosome 11, ASM2237912v1, whole genome shotgun sequence genome, one window contains:
- the znf296 gene encoding zinc finger protein 296 isoform X1 yields MSRRKVGSRPQHLSAFQDATDMVDCTGSSDEPTPPLLQVQAPDEGRDLLTCGQCSQAFPLGHILAFIQHKQGGCRSRSQAQNASATPPSPANRAQQRVAQAKPGPGFIELRRGAASDRVWGEAPGMKVKVEPSKAVLEEPSYFTCQQCEGVFPSAWALLQHAQHTHSFSIYQEDMEGAADMRGGEGLTEHKPAAATLDPRHLSQALASAFQPSVLRLGRSRQTHTNSSSTSNPQALNFSVRLRELAGGNNNTTGSSPGGLVLCPSSSPPAASPFPQTGALHADFHCELCNQHFQSLRALSTHRRTHACQRPYHCGVCGQAFAQSGQLARHIRSHHRAAGGSAYESVEMVVMEEDIGRQGMRGRFQMQPAGNVEKGMVSADLRAKGPSELDLTLPKQPSIASGLMLLTTQVRPPDRESLRLYQRQREGGDGVGEEAEGQVEPQHTSPCASPSEGSLESGETGGSGESGIASGSCTPKRPEMGDRVRGVGEWENEGEETIEREKDWSSVKVSEAVQEWQRENERRSVAGGVSSAGNNSNSTAGSAGKKKKDEACEYCGKHFRNSSNLTVHRRSHTGERPYRCGLCNYACAQSSKLTRHMKTHGAQGAKASFLCQLCGVPFTVYATLEKHLKKVHGLSHASVGTYAQASAADTLAAIKAEEEGAVGVKMEEDEASLDQIGMESKTESNMELEMGQSQAEYMENRGSPAIVGNLPPESSAEVSSALAYAP; encoded by the exons ATGTCCAGGCGCAAAGTTGGAAGCAGACCGCAGCACCTGAGCGCATTTCAAG ATGCCACTGACATGGTGGACTGCACCGGCTCGTCAGATGAAccgactcctcctcttctacagGTCCAAGCTCCTGACGAGGGTCGTGACCTCCTGACCTGCGGCCAGTGCAGCCAGGCCTTCCCCCTCGGCCACATCCTGGCGTTCATCCAGCACAAGCAGGGTGGCTGCCGCTCTCGGAGCCAAGCCCAAAATGCCAGCGCCACACCTCCCTCACCTGCCAACCGAGCACAGCAGCGCGTCGCGCAGGCCAAGCCAGGGCCGGGGTTCATTGAGCTGAGGAGAGGGGCGGCCAGCGACAGAGTTTGGGGGGAGGCCCCCGGCATGAAGGTGAAGGTGGAACCCAGCAAAGCAG TGCTAGAGGAGCCGTCCTATTTTACCTGCCAGCAATGTGAGGGTGTGTTTCCATCCGCATGGGCGCTCTTACAGCAcgctcagcacacacactccttcagcATCTACCAGGAGGATATGGAGGGCGCTGCAgacatgagaggaggagaaggcctCACAGAGCACAAACCTGCTGCAGCTACTCTGGACCCACGCCACCTGAGCCAAGCTCTTGCCTCGGCCTTTCAACCTTCTGTCCTGCGCCTCGGTCGCTCCCGTCAGACACACACCAACTCATCCTCCACCAGTAACCCGCAGGCTCTGAACTTTTCAGTGCGGCTCAGGGAGCTTGCCGGGGGGAATAATAACACCACCGGCAGCTCACCCGGAGGCCTGGTGCTGTGTCCATCCTcttctccaccagcagcatctCCCTTTCCTCAGACTGGCGCCCTCCATGCCGACTTTCACTGTGAGCTGTGTAACCAGCACTTCCAGTCCCTGCGTGCCCTGTCCACCCACCGTCGGACTCACGCCTGCCAGAGGCCCTATCACTGCGGCGTGTGCGGGCAGGCCTTCGCCCAGAGCGGCCAGCTGGCCCGTCATATAAGGAGCCATCATAGGGCAGCTGGAGGAAGTGCATATGAGTCGGTGGAGATGGTTGTGATGGAGGAGGATATAGGGAGGCAGGGGATGAGAGGGAGGTTTCAAATGCAGCCAGCTGGAAACGTAGAAAAGGGAATGGTTAGTGCAGACTTGAGGGCCAAGGGCCCCTCTGAACTGGACCTGACCCTGCCCAAACAACCCTCCATTGCTTCAGGTCTGATGCTGCTGACCACGCAGGTCAGACCGCCAGACAGGGAGTCGCTGAGGCTGTACCAacgccagagagagggaggagacggagtgggggaggaggcagaggggcaGGTGGAGCCCCAGCACACCTCACCCTGTGCCAGCCCCTCCGAAGGCTCACTGGAGAGCGGAGAGACCGGGGGCAGTGGCGAGAGCGGTATCGCTAGCGGCAGCTGCACACCCAAACGTCCAGAGATGGGCGACAGAGTCAGAGGAGTCGGAGAGTGGGagaatgaaggagaggagaccATTGAAAGGGAGAAGGACTGGAGTTCAGTCAAAGTCAGCGAGGCCGTGCAGGAGTGGCAGAGGGAGAATGAGCGGAGGAGTGTAGCAGGAGGTGTCAGCAGTGCAGGAAATAATAGTAATTCTACTGCTGGTTCAGCtggtaagaaaaagaaagacgagGCCTGTGAGTACTGTGGTAAACACTTCAGAAATAGCAGCAACCTGACTGTGCACCGCCGCAGCCACACAGGTGAACGGCCCTACCGCTGCGGCCTCTGCAACTACGCCTGCGCTCAGAGCTCAAAGTTAACGCGCCACATGAAGACCCACGGTGCACAGGGGGCAAAGGCCTCCTTTCTGTGCCAGCTGTGCGGGGTACCCTTCACTGTCTACGCCACTCTAGAGAAACACTTGAAGAAAGTTCACGGCCTTAGCCATGCCAGCGTGGGAACGTACGCACAGGCCAGCGCTGCGGACACTTTAGCTGCCATAAaagctgaagaagaaggagcggTGGGGGTGAAAATGGAGGAGGACGAAGCCAGTTTGGATCAGATCGGCATGGAGAGCAAAACAGAGAGCAACATGGAGTTGGAGATGGGCCAGAGCCAAGCAGAATATATGGAGAACAGAGGGAGTCCAGCCATAGTGGGCAATCTCCCACCTGAGAGCAGTGCAGAAGTGAGCTCAGCTTTGGCTTATGCACCATGA
- the znf296 gene encoding zinc finger protein 296 isoform X2, translated as MVDCTGSSDEPTPPLLQVQAPDEGRDLLTCGQCSQAFPLGHILAFIQHKQGGCRSRSQAQNASATPPSPANRAQQRVAQAKPGPGFIELRRGAASDRVWGEAPGMKVKVEPSKAVLEEPSYFTCQQCEGVFPSAWALLQHAQHTHSFSIYQEDMEGAADMRGGEGLTEHKPAAATLDPRHLSQALASAFQPSVLRLGRSRQTHTNSSSTSNPQALNFSVRLRELAGGNNNTTGSSPGGLVLCPSSSPPAASPFPQTGALHADFHCELCNQHFQSLRALSTHRRTHACQRPYHCGVCGQAFAQSGQLARHIRSHHRAAGGSAYESVEMVVMEEDIGRQGMRGRFQMQPAGNVEKGMVSADLRAKGPSELDLTLPKQPSIASGLMLLTTQVRPPDRESLRLYQRQREGGDGVGEEAEGQVEPQHTSPCASPSEGSLESGETGGSGESGIASGSCTPKRPEMGDRVRGVGEWENEGEETIEREKDWSSVKVSEAVQEWQRENERRSVAGGVSSAGNNSNSTAGSAGKKKKDEACEYCGKHFRNSSNLTVHRRSHTGERPYRCGLCNYACAQSSKLTRHMKTHGAQGAKASFLCQLCGVPFTVYATLEKHLKKVHGLSHASVGTYAQASAADTLAAIKAEEEGAVGVKMEEDEASLDQIGMESKTESNMELEMGQSQAEYMENRGSPAIVGNLPPESSAEVSSALAYAP; from the exons ATGGTGGACTGCACCGGCTCGTCAGATGAAccgactcctcctcttctacagGTCCAAGCTCCTGACGAGGGTCGTGACCTCCTGACCTGCGGCCAGTGCAGCCAGGCCTTCCCCCTCGGCCACATCCTGGCGTTCATCCAGCACAAGCAGGGTGGCTGCCGCTCTCGGAGCCAAGCCCAAAATGCCAGCGCCACACCTCCCTCACCTGCCAACCGAGCACAGCAGCGCGTCGCGCAGGCCAAGCCAGGGCCGGGGTTCATTGAGCTGAGGAGAGGGGCGGCCAGCGACAGAGTTTGGGGGGAGGCCCCCGGCATGAAGGTGAAGGTGGAACCCAGCAAAGCAG TGCTAGAGGAGCCGTCCTATTTTACCTGCCAGCAATGTGAGGGTGTGTTTCCATCCGCATGGGCGCTCTTACAGCAcgctcagcacacacactccttcagcATCTACCAGGAGGATATGGAGGGCGCTGCAgacatgagaggaggagaaggcctCACAGAGCACAAACCTGCTGCAGCTACTCTGGACCCACGCCACCTGAGCCAAGCTCTTGCCTCGGCCTTTCAACCTTCTGTCCTGCGCCTCGGTCGCTCCCGTCAGACACACACCAACTCATCCTCCACCAGTAACCCGCAGGCTCTGAACTTTTCAGTGCGGCTCAGGGAGCTTGCCGGGGGGAATAATAACACCACCGGCAGCTCACCCGGAGGCCTGGTGCTGTGTCCATCCTcttctccaccagcagcatctCCCTTTCCTCAGACTGGCGCCCTCCATGCCGACTTTCACTGTGAGCTGTGTAACCAGCACTTCCAGTCCCTGCGTGCCCTGTCCACCCACCGTCGGACTCACGCCTGCCAGAGGCCCTATCACTGCGGCGTGTGCGGGCAGGCCTTCGCCCAGAGCGGCCAGCTGGCCCGTCATATAAGGAGCCATCATAGGGCAGCTGGAGGAAGTGCATATGAGTCGGTGGAGATGGTTGTGATGGAGGAGGATATAGGGAGGCAGGGGATGAGAGGGAGGTTTCAAATGCAGCCAGCTGGAAACGTAGAAAAGGGAATGGTTAGTGCAGACTTGAGGGCCAAGGGCCCCTCTGAACTGGACCTGACCCTGCCCAAACAACCCTCCATTGCTTCAGGTCTGATGCTGCTGACCACGCAGGTCAGACCGCCAGACAGGGAGTCGCTGAGGCTGTACCAacgccagagagagggaggagacggagtgggggaggaggcagaggggcaGGTGGAGCCCCAGCACACCTCACCCTGTGCCAGCCCCTCCGAAGGCTCACTGGAGAGCGGAGAGACCGGGGGCAGTGGCGAGAGCGGTATCGCTAGCGGCAGCTGCACACCCAAACGTCCAGAGATGGGCGACAGAGTCAGAGGAGTCGGAGAGTGGGagaatgaaggagaggagaccATTGAAAGGGAGAAGGACTGGAGTTCAGTCAAAGTCAGCGAGGCCGTGCAGGAGTGGCAGAGGGAGAATGAGCGGAGGAGTGTAGCAGGAGGTGTCAGCAGTGCAGGAAATAATAGTAATTCTACTGCTGGTTCAGCtggtaagaaaaagaaagacgagGCCTGTGAGTACTGTGGTAAACACTTCAGAAATAGCAGCAACCTGACTGTGCACCGCCGCAGCCACACAGGTGAACGGCCCTACCGCTGCGGCCTCTGCAACTACGCCTGCGCTCAGAGCTCAAAGTTAACGCGCCACATGAAGACCCACGGTGCACAGGGGGCAAAGGCCTCCTTTCTGTGCCAGCTGTGCGGGGTACCCTTCACTGTCTACGCCACTCTAGAGAAACACTTGAAGAAAGTTCACGGCCTTAGCCATGCCAGCGTGGGAACGTACGCACAGGCCAGCGCTGCGGACACTTTAGCTGCCATAAaagctgaagaagaaggagcggTGGGGGTGAAAATGGAGGAGGACGAAGCCAGTTTGGATCAGATCGGCATGGAGAGCAAAACAGAGAGCAACATGGAGTTGGAGATGGGCCAGAGCCAAGCAGAATATATGGAGAACAGAGGGAGTCCAGCCATAGTGGGCAATCTCCCACCTGAGAGCAGTGCAGAAGTGAGCTCAGCTTTGGCTTATGCACCATGA
- the capn12 gene encoding calpain-12 isoform X1 — protein sequence MATDEVRAPLGSVENPIKCKDQDYETLLQECLKAGVLFSDPSFPAEQRSIGLPEQDADPKKAIKWQRPKEISERAVFVEGTTGTTDICQGQLGNCWLLAALSCLTMHPKLFVKVVPPDQSLSEPYAGIFHFTFWQYGEWVEVVVDDRLPVREGRLLFSYSHTRNEFWSALVEKAYAKLIGSYGSLKGGNISEGMEDFTGGIAYTMDVSSRTPRVLWRCLTGALSRGSLLSCFIQAYSYHDIGKVTGNGLIKGHAYAITDTDKVRKASDEILLLRLRNPWGFVEYRGPWSDKGKEWDALDKAEKERIDLKKREDGEFWISAEDFSSLFNIVELCSVSPDSLDEGRPPAPSSTPALQSTWTISEHEGSWVPGSSAGGSRRYNKTFWKNPQFQLILREQDLTEEEDEDEDDDDEDDEVEMTPEEKKRAEKQKQKAKQCTVLVELLQKNRRQRDKVHFLFVAFHVYKVPPELEGMCLGRDFFMANTPVGRSGKYTTQRGVWRKMSLAPGNYIIVGSTYRPNKPGDFFVRIFSKTGNTLGTQDFTCSSGYLPVMATPVSPEDQSRVQKTFDEEAGPDDMLDAKELTKLLNSVLDKDYHLPLETCRQLIFGEDQTKGHCRLSRKQAETLLSSLRNLQSIFFQFDMDSSGTMSPFELSAALEAVGMRCDGKVIQLLSERFASGELHMPFQSFVSCFTRLRTLFALYELETSQEVKDKGINAWITPFLML from the exons ATGGCCACCGATGAAGTGCGTGCACCTCTGGGCTCCGTCGAGAACCCGATCAAGTGTAAAGACCAGGACTACGAGACTCTGCTGCAGGAGTGTCTGAAGGCCGGTGTGCTGTTCTCTGATCCATCCTTCCCCGCCGAGCAGAGGTCCATCGGTTTGCCCGAGCAGGACGCGGATCCGAAAAAGGCGATAAAGTGGCAGCGACCCAAG GAAATCAGTGAGAGGGCTGTGTTTGTGGAGGGCACGACTGGGACCACTGATATCTGCCAGGGCCAACTGG GTAACTGTTGGCTGCTGGCCGCCCTGTCCTGTCTGACCATGCACCCCAAGCTCTTTGTGAAGGTGGTGCCACCTGACCAAAGCCTGTCCGAACCTTATGCAGGGATCTTCCATTTTACA TTCTGGCAGTATGGTGAGTGGGTGGAGGTGGTTGTGGATGACAGGCTGCCAGTACGCGAAGGCCGTCTGCTCTTCAGCTACTCTCACACCCGCAATGAGTTTTGGAGCGCCCTAGTGGAGAAGGCCTATGCCAA GTTAATCGGATCCTATGGAAGCCTGAAGGGCGGCAACATTTCAGAGGGGATGGAAGATTTCACAGGAGGCATCGCGTACACGATGGACGTCTCGTCTCGTACCCCTCGAGTCCTCTGGAGGTGTTTGACCGGGGCCCTGTCCAGAGGCAGCCTGCTCAGCTGCTTCATCCAG GCCTACAGCTACCATGACATTGGTAAGGTGACAGGCAACGGGCTGATAAAGGGCCACGCTTACGCAATCACCGACACTGACAAG GTGAGGAAAGCGTCAGATGAGATTTTGCTGCTGAGGCTGAGGAACCCCTGGGGTTTTGTCGAATACCGTGGACCTTGGAGCGACAA GGGTAAAGAGTGGGACGCCTTGGACAAAGCGGAGAAGGAGCGGATTGAtctgaaaaagagagaagatggagagttCTG GATCAGTGCAGAAGACTTCAGCAGCCTGTTCAACATCGTGGAGCTGTGCAGTGTGAGTCCTGACTCTCTGGACGAGGGAAGGCCACCTGCCCCGTCTTCCACTCCTGCGCTCCAATCCACCTGGACCATCAGTGAACACGAAGGATCCTGGGTACCGGGCAGCTCTGCTGGCGGCAGCCGCAGATATAACA aaacattttggaaaaatccTCAGTTCCAGTTGATCCTTAGAGAACAGGACCTGaccgaggaggaagacgaggacgaggatgatgacgatgaagatgatgaggtggAGATGACcccggaggagaagaagagagcagagaaacagaagCAGAAGGCCAAACAGTGCACTGTGCTGGTGGAACTGCTGCAGAAAAACcgcaggcagagagacaaagtCCACTTTCTCTTTGTGGCTTTCCACGTCTACAAG GTTCCTCCTGAG CTCGAGGGCATGTGTCTGGGCCGTGACTTCTTCATGGCAAATACCCCTGTGGGTCGTTCAGGGAAATATACTACTCAGAG AGGTGTGTGGAGGAAGATGAGTCTGGCCCCGGGTAACTACATCATTGTGGGGTCCACCTATCGACCCAACAAGCCTGGAGATTTCTTTGTCCGCATTTTCTCCAAGACTGGAAACACTCTGGG GACTCAGgacttcacctgctcctccgGCTACCTCCCG GTTATGGCAACCCCTGTCTCCCCAGAGGATCAAAGCAGAGTTCAGAAGACTTTTGATGAAGAGGCTGGCCCT GATGACATGCTGGACGCCAAGGAGCTCACGAAGCTGTTGAACTCAG TTCTTGACAAAGATTACCATCTGCCCCTGGAGACGTGCCGACAGCTCATCTTTGGAGAGGAT CAGACTAAAGGACACTGCCGTCTCAGCCGCAAACAAGCAGAAACCCTGCTGTCCAGTCTGCGCAATCTGCAG TCCATCTTCTTCCAGTTCGATATGGACTCCTCTGGGACAATGAGCCCCTTCGAGCTCAGCGCAGCACTGGAAGCTGTTg GAATGCGGTGTGATGGAAAGGTAATCCAGCTGCTGTCTGAGCGGTTTGCATCTGGAGAGCTTCACATGCCCTTCCAAAGCTTTGTGTCATGTTTCACCAGGCTGCGCACCCTTtttg ctCTGTATGAGTTAGAGACCAGTCAAGAGGTGAAAGACAAGGGCATCAATGCC TGGATCACTCCGTTTTTGATGCTGTGA
- the capn12 gene encoding calpain-12 isoform X2: MATDEVRAPLGSVENPIKCKDQDYETLLQECLKAGVLFSDPSFPAEQRSIGLPEQDADPKKAIKWQRPKEISERAVFVEGTTGTTDICQGQLGNCWLLAALSCLTMHPKLFVKVVPPDQSLSEPYAGIFHFTFWQYGEWVEVVVDDRLPVREGRLLFSYSHTRNEFWSALVEKAYAKLIGSYGSLKGGNISEGMEDFTGGIAYTMDVSSRTPRVLWRCLTGALSRGSLLSCFIQAYSYHDIGKVTGNGLIKGHAYAITDTDKVRKASDEILLLRLRNPWGFVEYRGPWSDKGKEWDALDKAEKERIDLKKREDGEFWISAEDFSSLFNIVELCSVSPDSLDEGRPPAPSSTPALQSTWTISEHEGSWVPGSSAGGSRRYNKTFWKNPQFQLILREQDLTEEEDEDEDDDDEDDEVEMTPEEKKRAEKQKQKAKQCTVLVELLQKNRRQRDKVHFLFVAFHVYKVPPELEGMCLGRDFFMANTPVGRSGKYTTQRGVWRKMSLAPGNYIIVGSTYRPNKPGDFFVRIFSKTGNTLGTQDFTCSSGYLPVMATPVSPEDQSRVQKTFDEEAGPDDMLDAKELTKLLNSVLDKDYHLPLETCRQLIFGEDTKGHCRLSRKQAETLLSSLRNLQSIFFQFDMDSSGTMSPFELSAALEAVGMRCDGKVIQLLSERFASGELHMPFQSFVSCFTRLRTLFALYELETSQEVKDKGINAWITPFLML, from the exons ATGGCCACCGATGAAGTGCGTGCACCTCTGGGCTCCGTCGAGAACCCGATCAAGTGTAAAGACCAGGACTACGAGACTCTGCTGCAGGAGTGTCTGAAGGCCGGTGTGCTGTTCTCTGATCCATCCTTCCCCGCCGAGCAGAGGTCCATCGGTTTGCCCGAGCAGGACGCGGATCCGAAAAAGGCGATAAAGTGGCAGCGACCCAAG GAAATCAGTGAGAGGGCTGTGTTTGTGGAGGGCACGACTGGGACCACTGATATCTGCCAGGGCCAACTGG GTAACTGTTGGCTGCTGGCCGCCCTGTCCTGTCTGACCATGCACCCCAAGCTCTTTGTGAAGGTGGTGCCACCTGACCAAAGCCTGTCCGAACCTTATGCAGGGATCTTCCATTTTACA TTCTGGCAGTATGGTGAGTGGGTGGAGGTGGTTGTGGATGACAGGCTGCCAGTACGCGAAGGCCGTCTGCTCTTCAGCTACTCTCACACCCGCAATGAGTTTTGGAGCGCCCTAGTGGAGAAGGCCTATGCCAA GTTAATCGGATCCTATGGAAGCCTGAAGGGCGGCAACATTTCAGAGGGGATGGAAGATTTCACAGGAGGCATCGCGTACACGATGGACGTCTCGTCTCGTACCCCTCGAGTCCTCTGGAGGTGTTTGACCGGGGCCCTGTCCAGAGGCAGCCTGCTCAGCTGCTTCATCCAG GCCTACAGCTACCATGACATTGGTAAGGTGACAGGCAACGGGCTGATAAAGGGCCACGCTTACGCAATCACCGACACTGACAAG GTGAGGAAAGCGTCAGATGAGATTTTGCTGCTGAGGCTGAGGAACCCCTGGGGTTTTGTCGAATACCGTGGACCTTGGAGCGACAA GGGTAAAGAGTGGGACGCCTTGGACAAAGCGGAGAAGGAGCGGATTGAtctgaaaaagagagaagatggagagttCTG GATCAGTGCAGAAGACTTCAGCAGCCTGTTCAACATCGTGGAGCTGTGCAGTGTGAGTCCTGACTCTCTGGACGAGGGAAGGCCACCTGCCCCGTCTTCCACTCCTGCGCTCCAATCCACCTGGACCATCAGTGAACACGAAGGATCCTGGGTACCGGGCAGCTCTGCTGGCGGCAGCCGCAGATATAACA aaacattttggaaaaatccTCAGTTCCAGTTGATCCTTAGAGAACAGGACCTGaccgaggaggaagacgaggacgaggatgatgacgatgaagatgatgaggtggAGATGACcccggaggagaagaagagagcagagaaacagaagCAGAAGGCCAAACAGTGCACTGTGCTGGTGGAACTGCTGCAGAAAAACcgcaggcagagagacaaagtCCACTTTCTCTTTGTGGCTTTCCACGTCTACAAG GTTCCTCCTGAG CTCGAGGGCATGTGTCTGGGCCGTGACTTCTTCATGGCAAATACCCCTGTGGGTCGTTCAGGGAAATATACTACTCAGAG AGGTGTGTGGAGGAAGATGAGTCTGGCCCCGGGTAACTACATCATTGTGGGGTCCACCTATCGACCCAACAAGCCTGGAGATTTCTTTGTCCGCATTTTCTCCAAGACTGGAAACACTCTGGG GACTCAGgacttcacctgctcctccgGCTACCTCCCG GTTATGGCAACCCCTGTCTCCCCAGAGGATCAAAGCAGAGTTCAGAAGACTTTTGATGAAGAGGCTGGCCCT GATGACATGCTGGACGCCAAGGAGCTCACGAAGCTGTTGAACTCAG TTCTTGACAAAGATTACCATCTGCCCCTGGAGACGTGCCGACAGCTCATCTTTGGAGAGGAT ACTAAAGGACACTGCCGTCTCAGCCGCAAACAAGCAGAAACCCTGCTGTCCAGTCTGCGCAATCTGCAG TCCATCTTCTTCCAGTTCGATATGGACTCCTCTGGGACAATGAGCCCCTTCGAGCTCAGCGCAGCACTGGAAGCTGTTg GAATGCGGTGTGATGGAAAGGTAATCCAGCTGCTGTCTGAGCGGTTTGCATCTGGAGAGCTTCACATGCCCTTCCAAAGCTTTGTGTCATGTTTCACCAGGCTGCGCACCCTTtttg ctCTGTATGAGTTAGAGACCAGTCAAGAGGTGAAAGACAAGGGCATCAATGCC TGGATCACTCCGTTTTTGATGCTGTGA